The following is a genomic window from Malus sylvestris chromosome 7, drMalSylv7.2, whole genome shotgun sequence.
AGCTGTGATCATTGGAAGCAACCCAATAGCAGGACAAGAGTCTCCTTTCATGGAGCTTAACTACGCCGTCCAGCAGTTCCTCCCCGGGACTCATAATGTGATCGACGGCAGGCTGTCGGAGGAAGGCATTAACTTCAAGCTTGGAAGGGACCTGCCCCAGAAAATTGACGAGAACATAGAGGAGTTTTGCAAGAAGCTGACCGTGCCAGCGAAAGCAGAGCTGAAAAACTTCAACGAGCTGTTTTGGGCCGTGCACCCGGGCGGACCTGCGATTCTGAACAAGATGGAGAGCACGCTGAAGCTGAGCAGTGATAAGCTGGAGTGCAGCAGAAGGGCACTGATGGACTATGGGAACGTGAGTAGCAACACCATTTTTTATGTGATGGAAAATATGAGGGAGGAGttgaagttgaagaagaaggagggGAGGGATGAGGAATGGGGACTTGCCTTAGCATTTGGACCTGGGATTACTTTTGAAGGCATTCTCCTTCGCAGCCTCTAGTGGTGTGAATTGTCTCAATAAGCTACGAGGGTTGTGCATGTTGCACACACACCGATACAGATACAACGATACGATACCTTGTTAGAATTTCgttaatgaaattatgaaatggtgttgtttcaatttaatttaatttggtcATTTTAATGAAATGGAGTTGTTCGAATTTTGATTCCTTGGCGTATCAGGGTTATTATTGAAGACATTAAATAGTTGGCCTCTTCTTTTGAATTTGTTTCTTGGAATCATATTTTTAGGAAAGCTAATTTTGTAGCTGATGTCATCATTTCGTGTGGACTTGGTTTAGAGAATTTTTATGTTTGCATTAGCTGTGCGCCTCTGGCTGCTTCTGATGCCTTGTTATTTGACTCCAGGGACCTTGGGTGTTTCCGAAATTTTTCCCTCTTGTAACGTTATTTTGTttccttaaaataaaaaaattaaaaaaaaacacgtcAACACGATAATCTAGCACGAATGTAACATCTTACATTTTGCACACAAGTGCAATGGTAGGAAAATCTGATAGCTATTGGGGTATTTTCGTCAATTAGTAGTATTGTGTTTTGGTAGCTTCCGAGCGGTGCCGCGGAAACAACGACAAACTCATACCAAACGACGTAgttttcttattcttttctgCTCTTTCCTTATTTGCTTTGCCGTTACGCAATTCTCCCTCTTTCGTTCTCTTTCCTGCAGAAGAAAAATCTGatcatttcaaatttccaaaaaccctaattccacATCAATTCAATTCCGAATTTTTTTCAGTTCGTCCAATATTCATCTGATTCTGAATTAATCGCAGTAGTAATCCAGGTAAATTAATTTCACCAACATCTCTAAACTTTTCggtaatttcaaatttttaggcACCTGAATTTACCTTGGAATTATGATTCAATTTTGCAGAAATTGAGGTCTATAATGCAAGATGGAAAGACCAATCCCACCGAAACGACACCGTTGACGGTAACCTATCTATCATTCAACTTGTTTCCTTTTTTGCTGCtagcttaattaattaacattgtTGCAAAAATTTACATTTTGAAAGATTGGGGCAGGTTTaggtaattaattttatgatgtgAAAGCAGTTGCTTTGTAATTAGTGGTTAAAATGGAGTTATTGATATCGCATTGAATCGGGGTTTCCTCTCGAGATTATTAAGGTGTTGCTCAAGGTATATAATGAGGATGATATTAGATTGCGAGGTTTCGATCAACTTTTTTGGTGCACATGGTTTTGCAGAGAATGTAGTATTATTTCTTAGTTCAATTTAGTTTCCAGCAAGCTCGGTTATCGGGAACTAGGGCACCAATTATTGCTTGTGACTAATCTCTATACTTTAAGCACTCTTGTTTATgtacaaagaaatgaaaatttagaTGATCGTTTTGTGGCCGGAATCTGATTTTGTATCCCACTTTTGTTGCTGTCCTCTGTTTATTGCACTCTACGTTGCATTGCTGGATAAAAGAAAAACTTGAGAAACTTCGGAATTTCATTCCTTGCTCATTTTCTTTGATATATTGTTTACAATATTTGTAATTAggaaaaaaacaattataattatttaGCAACTCCTTTTTTTCCAGGCTCAGAATGGTACTATGAGAAATGATGGGGTCTTTCCTCAGCTGCTTACCTCAGTACCAGCTCTCAATGACGCTGCCTCTTATCTTTCTCAGACAACTTCATTATTTACACGCTGTTTCACTGATTATTCTGGTAAGTAATCATCCTTATTCCCTATCGAGATTGGTTGAGTTTCTTATTCTCTTGTTTTCCCTTCCTTATTCTCAACGTATAGTGGGAGTGGGGAAGGTGAGCTGGGGAGTTGGTTATGAAATGTGGTGTCTTTACTGTATAAACCTGGAAAGTTATTCTTTTGCGGCAGTATTTTTTTCTCTGTACATTGTCATTAGtttggtttttgtgttttttttcccGGTCTTTCCCTAAGAACAGTTCTCTTAGTTTTACAAGTACTCTGCGCATAATTTCTCTTAGTGTGGAAGTGATTTTTCATCAACCAATGAGTTGATCCGTTTTCATCCTTTTCAACCTTCTCCCATGTATGAGAATAATTCAATGAACACTTTGAAATAAGCTTCTCTCATGTACCTTTTGTATTTGCTTTTATATATTTCCTTACCATTTATTATTATGGTgtagtttttattttacttgTGTGCTTTTTTTCTGAGTTGTCATAAGTTATGGATCTTGCTATTTTGCAGTAGAACCTTCTTCTAGTGATTCAGGGGTTTCCAATGGACATGCTCAGGAAATGGTGACCTTTTGGTCTCGGCCAACTTTTGCCTCCCTTGCTACATCTAGCGATGATGTGTCTTCTAGTGGATACCATTCAGCATGTGCAGAGTCATCTAGTTCTGCAACTGATGCTCCCTCTGTAGTTGATGGAACAGTGAGAAGTGCTTCAGGAGATTCATCAGGAAACTCTAGTGCCATCATCAAATCTACCAATGGTGGCCAAAGTGGCATTCCTTTATTTCAAGGGTATTTGTTCCTAACATACTACTTCTTGGTGACCTATCCTTGTAAAGTCTTCAATTGAAATGCATTAACCATTAACCTAAAATATTTTCTAAAAAGAAAACTTAGTAGAAGAGAGGAGCACTTTACTGCATTGCTTAAGACATCAGTGCATGGAGGACTATGTAGGACTCCTAAGCAAGAAGTCAGCAATACAAGTTAGCCGAATATTCACTAATAGACTCAATCTGGAGAGTTTATATTAACAACCCCCAGCCTGCCACAAATAgagttaaaacccaaaagaaGGATTTGGAAGAGCATATATGCTAACCACAAGCGCAAACCATCccaaaaatttttaaaataattattaataaaTATTTACCCTAACAGAGAAATAAGAAGCTTGACCCAGAAATTTTTGTATCTTGATGGCTATTACACTACATGAAGCTAACAAAACTTTTACAGGGAATTGTGGGAAAAACATTCTGGTTATGGTTACAGTGAGTAGGTAAGAATAACAgcagcagaaaaagaaagacaGAACAAATTTCTAGGCATCAGTGCTGTCCAAGAAACCTACATAGCTTAGAAACCATGAAGTGTTAATAGTATGGGATGGCCCTTATTAGGACCCAAGTAATGCTTGTaccaattttgtgcatcaaatcTTGAAATTCCACCAAAATAACCTTGCCGCTAAAAACTTACCTCCTCAAGCAACTTCCCAACACAAAGTAGGAATATGATTCATTGCCACAGTTACCAGAGTAGCCTATGTGCCTCTTATTGAAACTAAGCCATACATTTGTCAGAGAATTATCTCTAAGCTTGTATTTCTGTGAGCTTCTTGTTTTTTGCATCATCTGGCTTTCAACTTAGTGGTGATTATTGTGTTGAATTTCAGCCTTATTGATCGAGTTCGAAAAACTGTGCGTGGGTCAGCAGATGATATAGGATGGCTACAGCGTGATCCGACAATGCCCCCTGTTGAAGACGGCACTGAAAGGTTCATGGAGATTTTGGGGGATATCAGGTGTAGTAtactgtattttatttttattttgcatataGATCTTATCATGTTGACGCCAGTATTAAATGAAATATTTCTCCCCTTGCCAGGCATGGTGTTCACAGATTGCCAAACTCGATGGTTTGTTTGTTGGTTCCAGGTATAATTTCTTCGAATGAAACACAAATGGTTAATAGTACTTTAGTCAGGGGACGGATAAGGGGAAACAACATCTCCATTCCCTTCCCATTTCTGCCCTGATGTGGCCTGCTTGTATGATGTGGATGATGCATTCGGGatcatttttggttttttcttcGTCAAATTTGTGCTTTTCTTTTCAATCCTATATACTTGGTCTGGAGATTGGAATTCCgaaatattttatatatcttCATTTTGCTTATAGTTACGTGCTTATGAAGTTTGGTTACTTTTGTAATCAATAGGTCTTTTCAGCAACCATGGACCACTATATTTTGTAAATACAAAAACGAGTTTATCAAAACTGGGTCTGGTCTGCCATATAGCCAAGATTCATAGTGaggtatttatttgttatttttgctTAAAGAAAGCCCCTTTCACCTTTTTATTATATTCTCAACTAAGTGTTAATAATCACCAATCAGGCTTCAGTTGAAAAAAATGCTCGAGAGATAAAAGAATACATTGAGGAATTCTATTGGGGTTCCAAAAAACGTGTCTTGCTTCTGGGACATAGCAAAGGGGGAATAGATGCAGCAGCTGCTCTATCGTTGTATTGGCCTGATTTGAAAGATAAGGTTGCTGGTTTGGCGTTAGCACAGAGTCCATATGGCGGTAGCCCAATAGCTACAGATATCTTGCGAGAGGGACAGCTTGGTGATTATGTGAACTTGCGAAAGCTAATGGAGATTGTGATCTGTAAAGTGATTAAGGTATGTAAGGAGTGCGTGCGTGCATGTGACTATCTGGTGTATAATGAAAACAATggtaaagaaaaatgttttttCATTGTTCCAGTGTCATTCAGTTGAGCTTTCTTGCCTGTCATCATGTTTTCTTTTGGTTCCTGTAGTAGGGTGCACTCGTAGGTGTGACTTATGCtcttaatatgtatatatattattgacTGAGGTGTGGCCTGACATGAAAATTTTGGTGAAGTTTCAAGTGCTGCTAGGACTGATGATGGGCATTCAGATGTGGGTGACGggggttaattttgttttttcctgAGGATGGGGGTAGATGGTGTGAAGGACCCAATTTTTGTGCTTTCATATGGTAGCGGAAGTATGATAGTTATATTAATCTTAATAAGTTGTGATATCCATGGAAGAAACAATAGAAGTCTAGCATGTTTTAGGTGTTATGGTGCTCCTATTatgattgttttgtttttccgATAATGTTTCTGTTCTCATTAAACATGTATTGGAGGTTACTATTGTGAAGCACTTCTCAGTTGATTTCTAGAgtaattttttttctgaaatACCATGTCATCTTCTTCTGTGAAGGGTGATTTACAAGCCCTGGAAGATTTGACTtatgagaaaagaagagaatttATAAGGAAACACCCGTTGCCAAAGGATCTCCCGGTTGTTTCATGCCACACTGAAGCTCCCATTTCTCCTGCTGTTTTAGCTACATTATCTCGTGTAGCGCATGCCGAGCTACCTGCCGCTCTTTCTGCAGGCCAAGCAGCAAAACTTCCAGTGGTAGTGCCCCTTGGTGCAGCTATGGCTGCCTGTGCACAGCTTCTTCAGGTCAGATATGGCAAGAAGAGTGATGGACTTGTCACATGCTGCGATGCGGAAGTTCCTGGATCCATTGTTGTGCGTCCAAAGCGTAAATTAGACCATGCCTGGATGGTATACTCGTCACTGTCAGATGACCCTTCCGAAGCAGATGCTTCTCAAGTGTGTGAAGCTCTTTTGACGTTGCTTGTCGAAGTTGGGCAGAATAAGAGACACGATAATGGGACGAAAGATGAATGAGGCCAATGACCTTTGCGTTTCATCTCTCTGTTGTTATTTGTTCGTTGTAATATGGTATTTTATATCCTTAACAGGGAATGGTGCTCATTTTTTGTATATACTTGTGCTCCTCTCCGTCTTATTCTTTTGATTCAATTGTAGGAAAGTTGAGTAACTGTTGGGCATGGAAACACAATACAGTATAAGCGCAAGCTCACTTGATTACttctgttctttttttttttcttttttttttcttttgattgaaACGATACGATTTTCATTGAGAAGCTCAGAAAACTGAGTTTTAGAGGGCAGATTCACTCGCAATGGTCTCCAATGCTAAGGCTGAAACAAGCGAGACGATGGGCAACCCCATTGGCTTGGTGGCGGACATGGGTACATGCTTCTTCAGTGACTATGGGGAGCCAAACCTTTGCCTTTTCCACAATATGCCCAATGTTAGACAAATTGGTAGAAGGCTCCGCGAGGGCACCCACAATCTGAAGAGAATCACCTTCGATTATCAAATTTCTAAAACCCCCTTGACGCCGCCCAAACCATACCATCTCAAACAGCCAACGCTTCCGCTTGTAAATGAGTGAAAACATCCTTAAAAATCTTACAGTAGCCAACGAAAATTACCTCCATCATCTCTAATGACAATTCCCGCTCCACCTACCTTAAGACTCTCCCTCCATGCGCCATCAAAATTCATCTTAAGGCGGCCCGTTGGCAGGAGAGACCATTTAGGGTGGTCGGAGCAGAACTTTGGGGGCGAGATGTAGCTGTTGTGACCCTAACAAAATCCTACAGCCAAGATATAGCTCGGGCTGCTGCAAGGTCCGGAGAATCACATTTAGCATTCCATAGAACTGAATTCCTGCAATTCCAAATAGGCGAACAAGTCATCATGAAAATCTCAAAGTAATGGGGTGGGAACCGCTCAATCAGGTCCAAAGCCCAAGCCTTGAAAGAAATAGGGTCTTTCATTCGTGGCAGAGTCCCCAACGAGGAAGATATCCAGGCACATCGGGCAAAATGGCAATCCCTAATAGCAACTCCAGCGGGGGAGGTTGCTCGGGGGCCAGGCTTTCAAACAGGAGCAAATTGCTGGGGGGGGGGGATAGGCTCCAGCGTTGGGAAGCCCGAGTGACAAGCGAGGTCCGAGGAGCAGGCCCGGCATTgattgccagcccgagagcccgagGGCTGCGTCAGGTGTGTGCGTTTCACGCGCGCTTGGGTGTGCTTCTTCCGATAAAAAAACAGCGCTGGGGCTGGCGACGCCTTTTGAAAAGTTActgttgggaagccacgtgtcCGTTCAATTGCAACGGTCTTATTTTATAGaccattggatttccaacagtaaaaaatatttaaaaattgtcATTTAATTTGCGGATCTAAGATCAACGGTTCACGTTATTaggctttgtaaattaaaaaaaaaacagttaaaAATTCTGAAATGTTaccgttgtgccacgtggcacaatctggagtgttgaaattcaaatttttttaaatccaacggcaaagattaattaggtgaataaaaattaaaaaaattgtaaaatattctttaaaatccgaaaaaaaaaattatgaaaaattataaaaaaaaattgattttacttttctatatataccttctcattatcttctaccttacaccacaatttcatattttctcaactactttcaaccacattcctatatttctctcaaagtttgaatccaatttttttctaacaaaatgactactcaaGCAGGTACGAATTagacgcttcttgaagatgttgcgttgtgtatTAGCTGAGTTCAAGTTACTCATGATTcacttacgggtaatgagatgcagttgtgagaaatgtggagtcttatttataccaattatcttgagaaaatgggtgggcaaagaactaaagaa
Proteins encoded in this region:
- the LOC126630548 gene encoding uncharacterized protein LOC126630548; amino-acid sequence: MQDGKTNPTETTPLTAQNGTMRNDGVFPQLLTSVPALNDAASYLSQTTSLFTRCFTDYSVEPSSSDSGVSNGHAQEMVTFWSRPTFASLATSSDDVSSSGYHSACAESSSSATDAPSVVDGTVRSASGDSSGNSSAIIKSTNGGQSGIPLFQGLIDRVRKTVRGSADDIGWLQRDPTMPPVEDGTERFMEILGDIRHGVHRLPNSMVCLLVPGLFSNHGPLYFVNTKTSLSKLGLVCHIAKIHSEASVEKNAREIKEYIEEFYWGSKKRVLLLGHSKGGIDAAAALSLYWPDLKDKVAGLALAQSPYGGSPIATDILREGQLGDYVNLRKLMEIVICKVIKGDLQALEDLTYEKRREFIRKHPLPKDLPVVSCHTEAPISPAVLATLSRVAHAELPAALSAGQAAKLPVVVPLGAAMAACAQLLQVRYGKKSDGLVTCCDAEVPGSIVVRPKRKLDHAWMVYSSLSDDPSEADASQVCEALLTLLVEVGQNKRHDNGTKDE